Proteins encoded within one genomic window of Macaca fascicularis isolate 582-1 chromosome 16, T2T-MFA8v1.1:
- the PFAS gene encoding phosphoribosylformylglycinamidine synthase isoform X2, with protein sequence MSPVLHFYVRPSGHEGAASGHTRRKLQGKLPQLQAVETELCYNVNWTAEALPSAEEMKKLMWLFGCPLLLDDVAQESWLLSGSSDLLLEVGPRLNFSTPTSTNIVSVCHAAGLGPVDRVETTRRYRLSFAHPPSAEVEAIALATLHDRMTEQHFPHPIQSFSPESILEPLNGPINILGEGRLALEKANQELGLALDSWDLDFYTKRFQELQRNPSTVEAFDLAQSNSEHSRHWFFKGQLHVDGQKLEHSLFESIMSTQESSNPNNVLKFCDNSSAIQGKEVRFLRPEDPTRPSRFRQQQGLRHVVFTAETHNFPTGVSPFSGATTGTGGRIRDVQCTGRGAHVVAGTAGYCFGNLHIPGYNLPWEDPSFQYPGNFARPLEVAIEASNGASDYGNKFGEPVLAGFARSLGLQLPDGQRREWIKPIMFSGGIGSMEADHISKEAPEPGMEVVKVGGPVYRIGVGGGAASSVQVQGDNTSDLDFGAVQRGDPEMEQKMNRVIRACVEAPKGNPICSLHDQGAGGNGNVLKELSDPAGAIIYTSRFQLGDPTLNALEIWGAEYQESNALLLRSPDRNFLTRVSARERCSACFVGTITGDRRIVLVDDRECPVRRNGQGDAPPTPPPTPVDLELEWVLGKMPRKVDRSVGGLVAQQQCVGPLQTPLADVAVVALSHEELVGAATALGEQPVKSLLDPKVAARLAVAEALTNLVFALVTDLRDVKCSGNWMWAAKLPGEGAALADACEAMVAVMAALGVAVDGGKDSLSMAARVGTETVRAPGSLVISAYAVCPDITATVTPDLKHPEGRGHLLYVPLSPGQHRLGGTALAQCFSQLGEHPPDLDVPENLVRAFSITQGLLKDRLLCSGHDVSDGGLVTCLLEMAFAGNCGLQVDVPVAGVDVLSVLFAEEPGLVLEVQEPDLAQVLKRYWDAGLHCLELGHTGEAGPHATVRVSVNRAVVLEEPVGELRALWEETSFQLDRLQAEPRCVAEEERGLRERMGPSYCLPPTFPKASVPREPGGPSPRVAILREEGSNGDREMADAFHLAGFEVWDVTMQDLCSGAIGLDTFRGVAFVGGFSYADVLGSAKGWAAAVTFHPLAGGELRRFRKRPDTFSLGVCNGCQLLALLGWVGGDPNEEAVEMGPDSQPGLLLRHNLSGRYESRWASVRVGPGPALMLRGMEGAVLPVWSAHGEGYVAFSSPELQAQIEARGLAPLHWADDDGNPTEQYPLNPNGSPGGVAGICSHDGRHLALMPHPERAVRPWQWAWRPPPFDTLTTSPWLQLFINARNWTLEGSC encoded by the exons ATGTCCCCAGTCCTTCACTTCTATGTTCGTCCCTCTGGCCATGAGGGGGCAGCCTCTGGACACACTCGAAGGAAACTGCAAGGGAAACTGCCACAGCTGCAGGCCGTCGAGACTGAACTGTGCTACAATGTGAACTGGACAG CTGAGGCCCTCCCCAGTGCTGAGGAGATGAAGAAGCTGATGTGGCTGTTTGGTTGCCCGTTATTGCTGGATGATGTTGCTCAGGAGTCCTGGCTCCTTTCTGGCTCCAGTGACCTGCTGCTGGAGGTCGGGCCCAG GCTGAACTTCTCCACTCCAACATCTACCAACATCGTGTCAGTGTGCCACGCCGCTGGGCTGGGGCCTGTGGATCGTGTGGAGACCACCCGGCGCTACCGGCTCTCG TTTGCCCACCCTCCGTCAGCTGAGGTGGAAGCCATCGCTCTGGCTACCCTGCACGACCGGATGACAGAGCAGCACTTCCCCCATCCCATCCAGAGTTTCTCCCCTGAGAGCATCCTGGAACCCCTCAATGGCCCTATCAATATACTGGGCGAGGGCCGGCTTGCGCTGGAGAAGGCCAACCAGGAGCTTG GTCTGGCTTTAGACTCTTGGGACCTAGACTTCTACACCAAGCGCTTCCAGGAGCTACAGCGAAACCCGAGCACTGTGGAGGCCTTTGACTTGGCGCAGTCCAATAG CGAGCACAGCCGACACTGGTTCTTCAAGGGCCAGCTCCACGTGGATGGGCAGAAGCTGGAGCACTCACTGTTTGAGTCTATCATGAGCACCCAGGAATCCTCAAACCCCAACAACGTCCTCAAATTCTGTGATAACAGCAG TGCAATCCAGGGAAAGGAAGTCCGATTCCTACGGCCTGAGGACCCCACACGGCCAAGCCGTTTCCGGCAACAGCAAGGTCTGAGACATGTTGTCTTCACAGCAGAGACTCACAACTTTCCCACAG GAGTATCCCCCTTTAGTGGTGCGACCACTGGCACAGGGGGCCGGATTCGAGATGTCCAGTGCACAGGCCGTGGGGCCCATGTGGTGGCTGGCACTGCCGGCTATTGCTTTGGAAATCTGCATATTCCAG gTTACAATCTGCCCTGGGAGGATCCAAGCTTCCAGTATCCTGGGAACTTTGCCCGGCCCCTGGAGGTTGCCATTGAAGCCAGTAATGGAGCTTCTGACTATGGCAACAAGTTTGGGGAACCAGTGCTGGCTG GCTTCGCCCGCTCTTTGGGCCTCCAGCTCCCAGACGGCCAGCGGCGTGAGTGGATCAAGCCCATCATGTTTAGTGGGGGCATTGGGTCCATGGAAGCTGACCACATAAGCAAGGAGGCCCCAGAGCCAG GCATGGAAGTTGTAAAGGTTGGAGGTCCCGTCTACAGGATTGGAGTTGGAGGTGGAGCTGCTTCGTCTGTGCAG GTGCAGGGAGATAACACTAGTGACCTGGACTTCGGGGCTGTGCAGCGAGGAGACCCGGAGATGGAACAGAAGATGAACCGTGTGATCAGGGCTTGTGTGGAGGCCCCCAaaggaaaccccatctgtagCCTTCACGATCAGGGCGCTGGTGGCAATG GCAACGTCCTAAAGGAGCTGAGTGACCCAGCTGGAGCCATCATTTACACCAGCCGCTTCCAG CTCGGGGACCCGACCCTGAATGCCCTGGAAATCTGGGGGGCCGAGTACCAGGAATCAAATGCACTTCTCCTGAGGTCCCCCGACCGGAACTTCCTGACTCGTGTCAGTGCCCGTGAACGTTGCTCGGCGTGCTTCGTGGGCACCATCACTGGAGACCGGAGA ATAGTGCTGGTGGACGATCGGGAGTGTCCTGTCAGAAGAAATGGCCAGGGGGATGCCCCCCCGACACCCCCGCCAACCCCTGTGGACCTGGAGCTCGAATGGGTGCTGGGCAAGATGCCTCGGAAG GTGGACCGCTCCGTGGGCGGCCTGGTGGCCCAGCAGCAGTGTGTGGGGCCCCTGCAGACTCCTCTGGCAGATGTAGCAGTTGTGGCACTGAGCCATGAGGAGCTCGTAGGGGCTGCCACAGCCTTGGGAGAGCAGCCAGTCAAGAGCCTGCTGGACCCCAAGGTCGCCGCCCGGCTGGCCGTGGCTGAAGCCCTCACCAACTTGGTGTTTGCTCTGGTCACGGACCTCCGG GATGTGAAGTGTAGCGGGAACTGGATGTGGGCAGCCAAGCTCCCAGGGGAGGGCGCAGCTTTGGCGGACGCCTGTGAGGCTATGGTGGCAGTGATGGCAGCCCTGGGTGTGGCAGTGGACGGTGGCAAGGACTCCCTCAGCATGGCTGCTCGGGTTGGCACTGAGACTGTGCGGGCTCCTG GGTCACTGGTCATCTCAGCCTATGCCGTCTGCCCAGACATCACAGCCACCGTGACCCCAGACCTCAAGCATCCTGAAGGGAGAG GCCATCTGCTTTATGTGCCTTTGAGCCCTGGGCAGCACCGGCTGGGGGGCACGGCTCTGGCCCAGTGCTTCTCCCAGCTCGGGGAGCACCCTCCAGACCTGGACGTTCCTGAGAACTTGGTGCGTGCCTTCAGCATCACCCAGGGGCTGCTGAAAG aCCGCCTCCTCTGCTCAGGCCACGATGTCAGCGATGGAGGCCTCGTCACATGCCTGCTGGAGATGGCCTTTGCTGGAAATTGTGGGCTACAGGTGGATGTGCCTGTCGCTGGGGTTGATG TCCTGTCTGTGCTGTTCGCTGAGGAGCCAGGCCTGGTGCTGGAGGTGCAGGAGCCAGACCTGGCCCAGGTGCTGAAGCGTTACTGGGATGCTGGCCTCCACTGCCTGGAGCTGGGCCACACAGGCGAGGCCGGGCCCCACGCCACG GTCCGGGTGTCAGTGAACAGGGCTGTGGTTCTGGAGGAGCCTGTTGGGGAGCTGCGAGCCCTCTGGGAGGAGACAAGTTTCCAGCTGGACCGGCTGCAGGCAGAGCCTCGCTGTGTGGCAGAGGAGGAACGGGGCCTGAGGGAGCGGATGGGGCCCAGCTATTGCCTGCCCCCCACCTTTCCCAAAGCCTCCGTGCCCCGTGAGCCTG GTGGTCCCAGCCCCCGAGTCGCCATCTTGCGAGAGGAGGGCAGTAATGGAGACCGGGAGATGGCTGATGCCTTCCACTTGGCTGGGTTTGAG GTATGGGACGTGACCATGCAGGACCTCTGCTCTGGGGCAATTGGGCTGGACACTTTCCGCGGCGTGGCCTTCGTGGGCGGCTTCAGCTATGCAGATGTCCTGGGCTCTGCCAAAG GGTGGGCAGCTGCCGTGACCTTTCATCCCCTGGCCGGGGGTGAGCTGAGGCGCTTCCGGAAGCGACCAGACACCTTCAGCCTGGGCGTGTGTAATGGCTGTCAGCTGCTGGCTCTGCTGGGCTGGGTAGGAGGCGACCCCAATGAGGAAGCCGTGGAGATGGGCCCTGACTCCCAGCCAGGCCTTCTGCTACGCCACAACCTGTCTGGGCGCTATGAGTCTCGCTGGGCCAGCGTGCGTGTGGGGCCTGGGCCAGCCCTGATGCTTCGAGGGATGGAGGGCGCCGTGCTGCCTGTGTGGAGTGCGCACGGGGAAG GTTACGTGGCATTTTCTTCTCCGGAACTCCAAGCTCAGATTGAGGCCAGGGGCTTGGCTCCGCTGCACTGGGCAGATGATGACGGGAACCCCACAGAGCAGTACCCTCTGAATCCCAATGGGTCCCCAGGGGGCGTGGCTGGCATCTGCTCCCATGATGGCCGCCACCTGGCTCTCATGCCTCACCCTGAGCGGGCCGTGAGGCCTTGGCAGTGGGCGTGGCGACCCCCTCCATTTGATACTCTGACCACCTCCCCCTGGCTCCAGCTCTTTATCAATGCCCGAAACTGGACCCTGGAAGGGAGCTGTTGA
- the PFAS gene encoding phosphoribosylformylglycinamidine synthase isoform X1 — protein sequence MSPVLHFYVRPSGHEGAASGHTRRKLQGKLPQLQAVETELCYNVNWTAEALPSAEEMKKLMWLFGCPLLLDDVAQESWLLSGSSDLLLEVGPRLNFSTPTSTNIVSVCHAAGLGPVDRVETTRRYRLSFAHPPSAEVEAIALATLHDRMTEQHFPHPIQSFSPESILEPLNGPINILGEGRLALEKANQELGLALDSWDLDFYTKRFQELQRNPSTVEAFDLAQSNSEHSRHWFFKGQLHVDGQKLEHSLFESIMSTQESSNPNNVLKFCDNSSAIQGKEVRFLRPEDPTRPSRFRQQQGLRHVVFTAETHNFPTGVSPFSGATTGTGGRIRDVQCTGRGAHVVAGTAGYCFGNLHIPGYNLPWEDPSFQYPGNFARPLEVAIEASNGASDYGNKFGEPVLAGFARSLGLQLPDGQRREWIKPIMFSGGIGSMEADHISKEAPEPGMEVVKVGGPVYRIGVGGGAASSVQVQGDNTSDLDFGAVQRGDPEMEQKMNRVIRACVEAPKGNPICSLHDQGAGGNGNVLKELSDPAGAIIYTSRFQLGDPTLNALEIWGAEYQESNALLLRSPDRNFLTRVSARERCSACFVGTITGDRRIVLVDDRECPVRRNGQGDAPPTPPPTPVDLELEWVLGKMPRKEFFLQRKPPVLQPLALPPGLSVRQALERVLRLPAVASKRYLTNKVDRSVGGLVAQQQCVGPLQTPLADVAVVALSHEELVGAATALGEQPVKSLLDPKVAARLAVAEALTNLVFALVTDLRDVKCSGNWMWAAKLPGEGAALADACEAMVAVMAALGVAVDGGKDSLSMAARVGTETVRAPGSLVISAYAVCPDITATVTPDLKHPEGRGHLLYVPLSPGQHRLGGTALAQCFSQLGEHPPDLDVPENLVRAFSITQGLLKDRLLCSGHDVSDGGLVTCLLEMAFAGNCGLQVDVPVAGVDVLSVLFAEEPGLVLEVQEPDLAQVLKRYWDAGLHCLELGHTGEAGPHATVRVSVNRAVVLEEPVGELRALWEETSFQLDRLQAEPRCVAEEERGLRERMGPSYCLPPTFPKASVPREPGGPSPRVAILREEGSNGDREMADAFHLAGFEVWDVTMQDLCSGAIGLDTFRGVAFVGGFSYADVLGSAKGWAAAVTFHPLAGGELRRFRKRPDTFSLGVCNGCQLLALLGWVGGDPNEEAVEMGPDSQPGLLLRHNLSGRYESRWASVRVGPGPALMLRGMEGAVLPVWSAHGEGYVAFSSPELQAQIEARGLAPLHWADDDGNPTEQYPLNPNGSPGGVAGICSHDGRHLALMPHPERAVRPWQWAWRPPPFDTLTTSPWLQLFINARNWTLEGSC from the exons ATGTCCCCAGTCCTTCACTTCTATGTTCGTCCCTCTGGCCATGAGGGGGCAGCCTCTGGACACACTCGAAGGAAACTGCAAGGGAAACTGCCACAGCTGCAGGCCGTCGAGACTGAACTGTGCTACAATGTGAACTGGACAG CTGAGGCCCTCCCCAGTGCTGAGGAGATGAAGAAGCTGATGTGGCTGTTTGGTTGCCCGTTATTGCTGGATGATGTTGCTCAGGAGTCCTGGCTCCTTTCTGGCTCCAGTGACCTGCTGCTGGAGGTCGGGCCCAG GCTGAACTTCTCCACTCCAACATCTACCAACATCGTGTCAGTGTGCCACGCCGCTGGGCTGGGGCCTGTGGATCGTGTGGAGACCACCCGGCGCTACCGGCTCTCG TTTGCCCACCCTCCGTCAGCTGAGGTGGAAGCCATCGCTCTGGCTACCCTGCACGACCGGATGACAGAGCAGCACTTCCCCCATCCCATCCAGAGTTTCTCCCCTGAGAGCATCCTGGAACCCCTCAATGGCCCTATCAATATACTGGGCGAGGGCCGGCTTGCGCTGGAGAAGGCCAACCAGGAGCTTG GTCTGGCTTTAGACTCTTGGGACCTAGACTTCTACACCAAGCGCTTCCAGGAGCTACAGCGAAACCCGAGCACTGTGGAGGCCTTTGACTTGGCGCAGTCCAATAG CGAGCACAGCCGACACTGGTTCTTCAAGGGCCAGCTCCACGTGGATGGGCAGAAGCTGGAGCACTCACTGTTTGAGTCTATCATGAGCACCCAGGAATCCTCAAACCCCAACAACGTCCTCAAATTCTGTGATAACAGCAG TGCAATCCAGGGAAAGGAAGTCCGATTCCTACGGCCTGAGGACCCCACACGGCCAAGCCGTTTCCGGCAACAGCAAGGTCTGAGACATGTTGTCTTCACAGCAGAGACTCACAACTTTCCCACAG GAGTATCCCCCTTTAGTGGTGCGACCACTGGCACAGGGGGCCGGATTCGAGATGTCCAGTGCACAGGCCGTGGGGCCCATGTGGTGGCTGGCACTGCCGGCTATTGCTTTGGAAATCTGCATATTCCAG gTTACAATCTGCCCTGGGAGGATCCAAGCTTCCAGTATCCTGGGAACTTTGCCCGGCCCCTGGAGGTTGCCATTGAAGCCAGTAATGGAGCTTCTGACTATGGCAACAAGTTTGGGGAACCAGTGCTGGCTG GCTTCGCCCGCTCTTTGGGCCTCCAGCTCCCAGACGGCCAGCGGCGTGAGTGGATCAAGCCCATCATGTTTAGTGGGGGCATTGGGTCCATGGAAGCTGACCACATAAGCAAGGAGGCCCCAGAGCCAG GCATGGAAGTTGTAAAGGTTGGAGGTCCCGTCTACAGGATTGGAGTTGGAGGTGGAGCTGCTTCGTCTGTGCAG GTGCAGGGAGATAACACTAGTGACCTGGACTTCGGGGCTGTGCAGCGAGGAGACCCGGAGATGGAACAGAAGATGAACCGTGTGATCAGGGCTTGTGTGGAGGCCCCCAaaggaaaccccatctgtagCCTTCACGATCAGGGCGCTGGTGGCAATG GCAACGTCCTAAAGGAGCTGAGTGACCCAGCTGGAGCCATCATTTACACCAGCCGCTTCCAG CTCGGGGACCCGACCCTGAATGCCCTGGAAATCTGGGGGGCCGAGTACCAGGAATCAAATGCACTTCTCCTGAGGTCCCCCGACCGGAACTTCCTGACTCGTGTCAGTGCCCGTGAACGTTGCTCGGCGTGCTTCGTGGGCACCATCACTGGAGACCGGAGA ATAGTGCTGGTGGACGATCGGGAGTGTCCTGTCAGAAGAAATGGCCAGGGGGATGCCCCCCCGACACCCCCGCCAACCCCTGTGGACCTGGAGCTCGAATGGGTGCTGGGCAAGATGCCTCGGAAG GAGTTCTTCCTCCAGAGGAAGCCCCCTGTGCTGCAGCCTCTGGCCTTGCCCCCAGGGCTGAGCGTGCGCCAGGCTCTGGAGAGGGTTCTGAGGCTGCCCGCTGTGGCCAGCAAGCGCTATCTCACCAATAAG GTGGACCGCTCCGTGGGCGGCCTGGTGGCCCAGCAGCAGTGTGTGGGGCCCCTGCAGACTCCTCTGGCAGATGTAGCAGTTGTGGCACTGAGCCATGAGGAGCTCGTAGGGGCTGCCACAGCCTTGGGAGAGCAGCCAGTCAAGAGCCTGCTGGACCCCAAGGTCGCCGCCCGGCTGGCCGTGGCTGAAGCCCTCACCAACTTGGTGTTTGCTCTGGTCACGGACCTCCGG GATGTGAAGTGTAGCGGGAACTGGATGTGGGCAGCCAAGCTCCCAGGGGAGGGCGCAGCTTTGGCGGACGCCTGTGAGGCTATGGTGGCAGTGATGGCAGCCCTGGGTGTGGCAGTGGACGGTGGCAAGGACTCCCTCAGCATGGCTGCTCGGGTTGGCACTGAGACTGTGCGGGCTCCTG GGTCACTGGTCATCTCAGCCTATGCCGTCTGCCCAGACATCACAGCCACCGTGACCCCAGACCTCAAGCATCCTGAAGGGAGAG GCCATCTGCTTTATGTGCCTTTGAGCCCTGGGCAGCACCGGCTGGGGGGCACGGCTCTGGCCCAGTGCTTCTCCCAGCTCGGGGAGCACCCTCCAGACCTGGACGTTCCTGAGAACTTGGTGCGTGCCTTCAGCATCACCCAGGGGCTGCTGAAAG aCCGCCTCCTCTGCTCAGGCCACGATGTCAGCGATGGAGGCCTCGTCACATGCCTGCTGGAGATGGCCTTTGCTGGAAATTGTGGGCTACAGGTGGATGTGCCTGTCGCTGGGGTTGATG TCCTGTCTGTGCTGTTCGCTGAGGAGCCAGGCCTGGTGCTGGAGGTGCAGGAGCCAGACCTGGCCCAGGTGCTGAAGCGTTACTGGGATGCTGGCCTCCACTGCCTGGAGCTGGGCCACACAGGCGAGGCCGGGCCCCACGCCACG GTCCGGGTGTCAGTGAACAGGGCTGTGGTTCTGGAGGAGCCTGTTGGGGAGCTGCGAGCCCTCTGGGAGGAGACAAGTTTCCAGCTGGACCGGCTGCAGGCAGAGCCTCGCTGTGTGGCAGAGGAGGAACGGGGCCTGAGGGAGCGGATGGGGCCCAGCTATTGCCTGCCCCCCACCTTTCCCAAAGCCTCCGTGCCCCGTGAGCCTG GTGGTCCCAGCCCCCGAGTCGCCATCTTGCGAGAGGAGGGCAGTAATGGAGACCGGGAGATGGCTGATGCCTTCCACTTGGCTGGGTTTGAG GTATGGGACGTGACCATGCAGGACCTCTGCTCTGGGGCAATTGGGCTGGACACTTTCCGCGGCGTGGCCTTCGTGGGCGGCTTCAGCTATGCAGATGTCCTGGGCTCTGCCAAAG GGTGGGCAGCTGCCGTGACCTTTCATCCCCTGGCCGGGGGTGAGCTGAGGCGCTTCCGGAAGCGACCAGACACCTTCAGCCTGGGCGTGTGTAATGGCTGTCAGCTGCTGGCTCTGCTGGGCTGGGTAGGAGGCGACCCCAATGAGGAAGCCGTGGAGATGGGCCCTGACTCCCAGCCAGGCCTTCTGCTACGCCACAACCTGTCTGGGCGCTATGAGTCTCGCTGGGCCAGCGTGCGTGTGGGGCCTGGGCCAGCCCTGATGCTTCGAGGGATGGAGGGCGCCGTGCTGCCTGTGTGGAGTGCGCACGGGGAAG GTTACGTGGCATTTTCTTCTCCGGAACTCCAAGCTCAGATTGAGGCCAGGGGCTTGGCTCCGCTGCACTGGGCAGATGATGACGGGAACCCCACAGAGCAGTACCCTCTGAATCCCAATGGGTCCCCAGGGGGCGTGGCTGGCATCTGCTCCCATGATGGCCGCCACCTGGCTCTCATGCCTCACCCTGAGCGGGCCGTGAGGCCTTGGCAGTGGGCGTGGCGACCCCCTCCATTTGATACTCTGACCACCTCCCCCTGGCTCCAGCTCTTTATCAATGCCCGAAACTGGACCCTGGAAGGGAGCTGTTGA